The genomic segment ATGCAATCTGTATAGATAGGCCTGTAAAGCTAGTCTGACCACAAGAGATTAATAGCTTTAGCCAAATAATGCGGTAACCATGTGAACGATGAGCTGTTCTAGCATGTTTGCAAGCCTCTCTGCAAGGTTCAACACACTGCTATCTGCATCTTGTTGCCAGGAGACACAACATCGCCCAGGAACATAAGGGAAGCCTGGTTGCACTGACCACCAGTGAACTCCACGAAGAGTCGGGAGTCCAAGCAACCCATACCCAAAGATTTAGCAGGTTCTTCTGATATAAGATGATGTCGTGTAAAAAGAAACTGGCAATATTGCACAGTAAAACATTTACTTAAAACCATGCTAAGTCTAAGTTCTAGACCATATCAGATTCAACgtttgaaatcatagaatcattaaggttggatAAGtcctccaagatcatcaagtgcaaccatcagcccaacaccaccatgcctactaaaccatgtctcaaaGTGCCACTTCTACATGCTTTTTCaatacctgcagggatgatgactccatcacttccctgggcagacggttccaatgcttcacctttctttcagtaaagttTTCACTAATACCaagtctaaacctcctctggagcacttgaggccatttcctctcatcctatcgcttgttacgTGGAAAAACAGACCAACGTCCAgctcactacaacttcctttcaggcagttgtagagagtaataaggtctccctttggcctcctctttcttctctaggctaaactcagttctctcagctgctccttgtaacacttgtgctccagaccctgcATCAGCTCCAtcacccttctctggacacgctcctaAGTTCTCACCGATACTTATCTACAAACTTGAAGCACTTCCCAGGGCTGAAACACACACAAGAGCCACAAAACCTGCCAATACGTCATTCCACAGTAAGTGCATATTATAAATTTATAACAGTCATGCAAACTTGCACTGGGCCACGTAAGCAAAGACCTTCACAGCACCTTTTAAGAGAAGGGAGCAGCACACAGGCTATAGAAATAGTAGCTCCAAACAGAATTTGGTTAGAAAACACTgctctttaaaattatttcagtctcGGCAGTCTACTTTGAcctgaagaaaacagtttggCAGCCACTCACTGGGTCGCCAGCTGAACCCAAGAGGATGAAGTCTAGTTTGTATTCAAAGAATCTGCCTTCACTTCGAAGGAGTTCCGTGCTGACTGCAGAACCAGCAGAGCCCTAGCCCAGAACACCTGGGTCTCCTGAGACCACACCATTTCGCTGCCTTCATTCACGGTTAACAGAACATCACGTGCCTCACAGCACACCTGCTAAGTTTCTTCTCAAGTGGTTCAGGCAGACAGGAACTCTGTGTACCCAGAGACCAAAACACCCACCAGACTGGAAACCTGCAAACTAAGTGTAAAGGCAGGCAATGCCGCTCAGCCAATTTTACAGGCTGGAGATGACTAAGCAATGATGAAgcattgtttcatttaaaattatcgTTCTTAACTCCATCGTATAGAACACGTAGCTCACATGTGTAGCGATAGATTCTGCAATATGGGCTTCAAAAACAACACTTCTCGCTCATTTGCACAGAGCTCAAATTTAAATTACTTGCATGGGCTTCTCTGATTTCTGcatttgctgttctgttttcagGAATCATTTAAAATACCTGGAAAAAAGTGCAAGTTTTTCTGATGTAAAATACACCAGATTTTATCTACCATGCAGTTATAATCTgagttgttggggttttttttttttttaagtgatttcactctttttctttaagcagaCTGTGGCATACTTTTTTCAAGACaattctgtaaaatattattattgcCTATTACATATAATTCTGATTTCCTACTTCATTTTGATTCTCAGCGTGGGGTATCCATATTCTGGTATTGTCTTCAGTAGAAAGGATGAATCTGTAGGCTGATGTAGCCTGAGTTTTAGTGCTGAATCCAACAATTCAGTTAGGTGAAAGACTCACACTAACTTTAGGCATTAGATTGGGTGCCTGGTACCTAGTGTGAAATCTCAGCATAGTAAATGAAAACTACAACGATAAGGAAGAAGGGATATACTTTTCAGGaagtggaaggaagaaaaggcagtgaGATCAAACCCACAACAAACCAGATGGCAAAGGCAATTTGAAGTTTTTACTATGCGACTACAAAAGTGTTGCTTTGAACAGACTGTGACTGGAATGAGTTGCACCCGGCTTACAGATTATGGCAGGGCTGATAAGATAAGAGAAATCTGCATTGTatgtttccttcaaaaaaaacccaccaaaaccagGAGTCTACACCCTGTGCTCAAACAAACATGGACTACATCAATCCAATGAACTTGTCAACATTAGCACTCCCCACTACTACTCGAAATGGACCCTGTGTTACAAAAGTTGAAGAAGTTCTGGGTTGGATCTCAGGGTGCAAGATCAAGCCTGATTTGATAACATAACCAGGGAAAGTTAAAAGCTGTTTCTAATTTCAGAAAACGAGTAGATAGACACTACCGTGTATAGAGGAAACAATAACTTTAATTAGTGATTTAACATTTTTAGGTGACAACTTAAACAGATGATCAGCATTTCTAAACATATTGCTCTGGTTGCTCATAGTGAATTAGCAGAAGCATCATCttatttcaaatacttcaaGTCCTTCAGCTTCAAAGAATACTTTCCAGATGATAAACAGCAGCTTTAATAGGTGTGTAAGAATTTTCTGTTGCAGCAAGCTTGTTACTCAGGTAACATCATCACAGGGTTTACAAAACACTTGTATACAAAacatcaaggaaaaaagaacacacaTTGTGTTATGTTTCTGCACTGCTGCTCAGTTAAGGACCTTTGGCTTTGCTAGTAAAGGAGTAAACTCATTTACCTACCGATATTTCACTTTGATCCTATCGTTGTCAGGGTTGCAGTAGAGTCTTTCCAGATGCTCCTGGGAATCATTGGTCACACTTTGCCAACTCTGGGTTGCTGTGCTTCTCACTTGCCAGTGATAAGGCAAGACTGTGTGATGTTTGGGACAATCATTGCCATAAACACAAGTGCCCTGGAGAAAATCCACACATATTTCTATTCCGTCTTCCTGATGGGTGTGATATTGCAGCTGGTTCAAGAGCTCAAATACCAGATCAAGAGAAGCTTCTTCACTTTTATCCTGGAATATCCCAGCATTGAATTTATTGCTTGGGTTCAAATTGTAATGCACTGGACGGGTATCCTCTCGGAATAAGCCAGTTGTGTAGCTTTCCAGAACCTTCTCAAATGTGTACCTTTCCAGAACCTTGTCAAATGTGTACCTTTCCAGAATCTTGTCTGGGAACAAAGGACAAGTGGTGCCATCACTAGCAGTTGGGTGCAAAGGATGATCCTGGAATGATTCATTACTGTTATCAGCAGCAGTTCGAGGAGTAGTTTCTTGTGAGAAACCTTGCTCTCCTGACTGGACATTCTGCTCTGGATGTCCAGAAGAAGGACAAGCTACTGGCAATTGACTCTGCACTTCTGGAGCTGTTGGCATCAGCACAGTCACATTATTTTGTGACACGATTTTTGGTTGGGGACAAGAAGTGCCAAGGTCCAGATTCTTTTTCACAGCAGGTTCACATAAGTCACTATGACCACCGCTTTGGCCTCGGGGTACAAAGACCCTATCCAAAGTCCCAGCTCCCAGCAAACTGGTAAAAATCGGCCGCAAAGCCCTGAGAGTTTCTGTGTCCAGTCTCTTCTGCacttgctgcttcttcttgaaGCAAGGCTTCACTGGTGGTATCTTTTCAGATTGTCTTATCTGAGGAGGCAACTCCTCTGAAGGAGGGCACTTCATTCCCGGGGAGGGAGCCTGCTGCACAACACACGCTGTCTTGAGTTCGGTATCCATCAGACACGGACTTTGCTCTCTCCAAATCACTTTCAAATGTCCCAGAGCCTCCCAAGAATCAATCTagggcagaaaggaaaacaagacagTTAATCTCTCTAATTGCTCATGGTTGACACGAACAAGATCACCCCTGGAGAGGATTTCGAGCCAGCAACAGCAAACTCCTCCCCACCCTGCGACTGTGGGTAGCCCCTAGGCACGTAAAGCATGAAACCAGCTAAACTCAGGCTAATTAATCCCAAACACACACTCATCGTCCTCTCGCAATGAAATCGCAGAGACGCTCAGGCACGCACACACAGTCCCCAGAGGAGGGGGCAGGAAAGGGGGACGGTCTGATGCCTTCCTCCTTGCGATGATATTTAATAATAAGCAGTACTTTCATTCATTATATTCCACAAAAGTGAACATTGCATTGCTCATTTTTATGCCTCCCTCACACACAATCCCGAGAACAGAATCATTAGCAGACATACAGCCCTGAACATTCCCAACACGCTTTTATGccccatttctttttccaccagACAAACAGGCAGACATACACATTCCCATTCTATTCACATCCATCTCCCCTCATACCTCCCACATTTATCACATCTCGCACATCcatccaccagcagcagcaggctgtgGGCTTCACTTAAAACGAACAGCCAACTCCATACCGACTTCAACAGGGGTGAGGATTTAATCACTGAGGTTTTAGGCACAGGAATTCGAGTGCTTACACCCTGTTCCTCCTGCTACGCATCTGATGCCGACAGTCTCCTACATGCCCAGACACTCCCCCTTCGCACACAGCCCCGCTCACATGCCCACACGCTCTCGCACTGACTCAGATGCACTCGTCACCCTGCTGTGACACGCCAAGCTCGTTTGCCTCTTACTGGGCTCGTCAACACGAATTAAAACcgggcagggaagaaaacaaggcaGTAGTTACTCAggaacagggggaaaaaaaacaccaatcaattgcaagatgaaaaaataatttttctctgaagtacAAAGAAATAATACGTCTCGTACGTCACCCGAAAGCAAGCTCTATACCTTTTAATCAGGAATCCTATAATATTTGATTACGTTTAATTAAATCCTCCTCAGTTTCCTTCAGTTTCCTTCTTGATGTGCTTCAGTTCAGAAGCACATCAAGGATTGCTTCCTAGATAAATGCATTCCAGGCAAAGTTAACTTCTCATGACCccaaaaaatctcagaaaacagataaaatttgCCAATAATTTCTTACAACTCACAATTTGCTCTAGAAAATTACTCACCACCGAGCCTTCCTTATTTTGCAACATTCATTTATAAGGCTTTTCTATcaccctgggaaaaaaaaccaccagcaTAAAAAGTTGCACCTCTCCAGTTTCCCATTTTTagataaaatttaaaagcaaccGATGTATTTGTTTGCCAGTTAAACTCCAAAATTACTGGTACCTCTGTTATTCCTCCACAGATACACCAGGCAATCCTCTTTCTAAATCATCAAGGCTACTTTAGCTCTTCAAAGTGACTTCAGAGGTCTGAGACCTCTCAACTCCATCAGGAATCAGATGCTTCCCCACACCGTGCCCGGATTTAACAGTCCCTGTGATATGCAAGAGGGTCTGCCAGGGTTCAAGAGGTCCTGCTGTGCCAAGTTGCTAAATAAGCGTCTTCTGGCCGTTTTCAGCCATATCTTTAATGCTATTTCAATCCTGTTACTGCTCACTTGATTGTCATTTAAGTTTTGCTGCTATTTTTGAAGAACTGCCGTACTGTATGGAGTTGAATCCCCCATGTACTCTAAATATAGAAAGCAGTGGGAATGAAGAATACCAGAATTTGTTGGCATTTCTACAAAGTCTGACACAACCCCCCCTCCCcgagactgtgcctgtaactcttaatttaacaaattaagaagaTCAGATCCGATCGCCTTCACACCACCAGgtcccttctgagctgacacgCGATGCTGCccatgttcaaagcaattccacagagCGCTTTCTCAAAGGCTGGTGAGGACCTCCC from the Cuculus canorus isolate bCucCan1 chromosome 9, bCucCan1.pri, whole genome shotgun sequence genome contains:
- the TIPARP gene encoding protein mono-ADP-ribosyltransferase TIPARP isoform X1, translated to MWEIDSWEALGHLKVIWREQSPCLMDTELKTACVVQQAPSPGMKCPPSEELPPQIRQSEKIPPVKPCFKKKQQVQKRLDTETLRALRPIFTSLLGAGTLDRVFVPRGQSGGHSDLCEPAVKKNLDLGTSCPQPKIVSQNNVTVLMPTAPEVQSQLPVACPSSGHPEQNVQSGEQGFSQETTPRTAADNSNESFQDHPLHPTASDGTTCPLFPDKILERYTFDKVLERYTFEKVLESYTTGLFREDTRPVHYNLNPSNKFNAGIFQDKSEEASLDLVFELLNQLQYHTHQEDGIEICVDFLQGTCVYGNDCPKHHTVLPYHWQVRSTATQSWQSVTNDSQEHLERLYCNPDNDRIKVKYRGHEFWVDLNLMKLYETVEFDQMRRLSTPSCPSSSSNYYTVWKYFCRDHFGWREYSEPVVRLIEEATCRGLKEVRFFTWHNQYILNIKDGFQQNASFRREIKRRPLLRSCVVLMPFLQTLSGNSPVPSPSAEPASSQVLSPTAVTSPNFYPETWVSMDPSQDFIQVPVLKEDKSYRTIYNLFHKTVPETKYRILKILRVQNQFLWEKYKRKKEYMSKKMTGLDRIMNERHLFHGTSQDVVDGICKHNFDPRVCGKHATMFGQGSYFARKASYSHNFSKRSPKGVHYMFLAKVLTGRYTVGNHTMRRPPPVNPGSITSDLYDSCVDNYFEPQIFVIFNDDQSYPYFIIQYEEVSNTVSI